A section of the Leptotrichia sp. HSP-342 genome encodes:
- a CDS encoding type II secretion system protein GspD has product MKKKRSYRLLIVCFFAFWIALSNVFGAKTADYVNKSDVENAKKIFIYEVPKKVQAEKKENSDNKGKNSNKKDNKDNNPVTKKEENKNQGQNQNNAQQTVKEVKKKTGEVDLEYRNVKDITEALNGFFGFEVIGIDNKIIFSGDESKVEEMKRIIKSLDKEKEQIIIKGTIIDTSSNLFERLGIDWSINSNNSNATKDNLVAKFLNGEVSIASIFSKGGRFLGIDFNLLKENGDIRIEAMPTLMIMENEEGELKVTEEVLVGEKKTTKKDTEYVEPIFSEAGIVFRINPEIRKINGIKKILLKIDTEISNFKLTSSYNASSGAKQKNQTKTTITLNNGGSTFIGGLKQDVSKETIRRVPVLSKIPIIGPLFKYRRTNREMRDIYIEIEAVIQDKT; this is encoded by the coding sequence TTGAAAAAAAAGAGAAGTTACAGATTGTTAATTGTTTGCTTTTTTGCTTTTTGGATTGCTTTGAGTAATGTTTTTGGAGCAAAAACGGCTGATTACGTAAATAAGAGCGATGTGGAAAATGCTAAAAAAATATTTATTTATGAAGTTCCGAAGAAAGTGCAGGCTGAAAAAAAGGAAAATAGTGATAATAAGGGGAAAAACAGTAATAAAAAGGATAATAAAGATAATAATCCTGTAACTAAAAAAGAGGAAAATAAGAATCAGGGACAGAATCAGAATAATGCACAGCAGACTGTAAAGGAAGTAAAAAAGAAAACTGGGGAAGTTGACTTGGAATACAGAAATGTAAAGGATATTACCGAGGCACTTAATGGATTTTTTGGATTTGAAGTTATTGGAATTGATAATAAAATAATTTTTAGTGGAGATGAGAGTAAAGTTGAGGAGATGAAAAGGATTATAAAGTCGCTGGATAAGGAAAAGGAGCAGATTATAATAAAGGGAACTATAATTGATACAAGTTCAAATCTGTTTGAGCGACTTGGAATCGACTGGAGCATAAATAGTAATAATTCTAATGCGACTAAGGATAATCTGGTGGCAAAATTTTTGAATGGAGAAGTTTCGATTGCGTCAATTTTTTCAAAAGGAGGACGATTTTTAGGAATAGATTTTAACTTGCTGAAAGAAAATGGAGATATACGGATAGAAGCAATGCCGACACTTATGATTATGGAAAATGAGGAAGGGGAATTAAAGGTTACGGAGGAAGTGCTTGTTGGAGAAAAAAAGACTACAAAGAAAGATACGGAATATGTAGAGCCGATTTTTTCTGAAGCAGGTATAGTCTTTAGGATAAATCCTGAAATTAGAAAAATTAATGGAATAAAGAAAATTCTGCTTAAAATTGATACAGAAATAAGCAACTTTAAGCTAACTTCAAGCTATAACGCATCTTCTGGAGCTAAACAGAAGAATCAGACTAAAACAACAATTACGTTGAATAATGGTGGCTCAACTTTTATTGGAGGGCTAAAGCAGGATGTGAGCAAGGAAACGATAAGAAGAGTACCAGTATTATCAAAAATTCCTATAATTGGTCCATTGTTTAAGTATCGACGTACTAATAGGGAAATGCGGGATATTTACATTGAAATTGAAGCAGTAATTCAAGATAAAACTTAA
- a CDS encoding prepilin-type N-terminal cleavage/methylation domain-containing protein — translation MKKREGYLLVEILISMFIFSVLVFVVSVFLKRVVIVEKAKKDNQKMYEKMYFSIDKIVLDIKNRDIQGFSYEGENNNIFVKENQIVFKLNELFYKIEFDKGKLYISDAEDLKKFGSRAEVGKFREARFEKVGELLIIKLNSDKNDSVRAVRI, via the coding sequence ATGAAAAAAAGAGAAGGATATTTATTAGTCGAAATATTAATAAGCATGTTTATATTTTCTGTGCTTGTATTCGTAGTTTCTGTGTTCTTAAAACGTGTGGTTATTGTGGAAAAGGCAAAGAAGGATAATCAAAAAATGTATGAGAAAATGTATTTTTCGATCGATAAAATTGTTTTGGATATAAAGAATAGGGATATTCAGGGATTTTCTTATGAAGGAGAGAATAATAATATTTTTGTTAAAGAAAATCAAATAGTTTTTAAATTGAATGAGCTATTTTACAAAATTGAATTTGATAAAGGAAAATTGTATATTTCTGATGCGGAAGATTTGAAAAAATTTGGAAGTAGAGCTGAAGTTGGAAAATTTCGTGAGGCAAGGTTTGAGAAAGTGGGGGAATTACTGATTATTAAGTTAAATAGTGATAAAAATGATAGTGTTAGGGCTGTGAGAATTTAA